In a genomic window of Virgibacillus sp. SK37:
- the moaC gene encoding cyclic pyranopterin monophosphate synthase MoaC yields MSEFTHFNEQGRARMVDISEKKETERIAVARSSVQMSEEVYKKITQNEIKKGDVLAVAQVAGIMAAKKTSDWIPMCHPLQLKGVDISFEWLIGETSYDLQIEVFVKTKGSTGVEMEALTAASASALTIYDMCKAVDKGMIIGQTYLLEKKGGKSGDYSLDERRNNNGSK; encoded by the coding sequence ATGTCTGAATTCACGCATTTTAATGAACAAGGCAGAGCAAGAATGGTGGACATTAGTGAAAAGAAAGAAACAGAACGCATAGCTGTCGCAAGGTCAAGTGTTCAAATGTCCGAAGAAGTTTATAAAAAAATTACTCAGAACGAGATAAAAAAAGGTGATGTACTAGCTGTGGCCCAGGTTGCCGGGATTATGGCAGCTAAGAAAACCTCAGACTGGATTCCAATGTGTCATCCATTACAGCTTAAAGGAGTGGATATTTCCTTTGAATGGCTGATTGGAGAAACTTCCTATGATTTGCAGATTGAAGTATTTGTTAAAACTAAAGGTAGCACTGGGGTAGAGATGGAGGCGTTAACTGCAGCATCTGCCAGTGCACTTACCATATATGATATGTGTAAAGCAGTGGATAAAGGAATGATTATTGGCCAAACATATTTACTGGAGAAAAAGGGCGGTAAATCTGGTGATTACAGTTTGGATGAAAGAAGGAATAACAATGGATCAAAATAA